One genomic window of Chloroflexota bacterium includes the following:
- a CDS encoding TetR/AcrR family transcriptional regulator, whose product MPVQQRAEETRTRILSAAADCFAQQGYEAASVADICERASVSKGAFYHHFPSKQELFLALLGDWLGGLDTQLRAVRGGAASVPDALREMAGMAAFVLGSAGERLPMFLEFWTQAAHDPEVWAATVAPYRRYRDFFASLLGAGVAEGSLRPVDAQVAAQVIVALAVGMILQGLLDPDGADWSRSVREGIELLLKGLETGRTES is encoded by the coding sequence ATGCCCGTACAGCAGCGAGCCGAGGAGACCCGCACGCGCATTCTGAGCGCGGCGGCCGATTGCTTCGCCCAGCAGGGATACGAAGCCGCCAGCGTCGCCGACATCTGCGAGCGCGCCAGCGTGAGCAAGGGCGCGTTCTACCACCACTTCCCCAGCAAGCAGGAACTGTTCCTCGCGCTGCTGGGCGATTGGCTTGGCGGGCTGGACACGCAACTGCGCGCCGTCCGCGGGGGCGCGGCCAGTGTTCCCGATGCCCTGCGTGAGATGGCGGGCATGGCGGCGTTTGTGCTGGGTTCCGCGGGCGAGCGCCTCCCGATGTTCCTGGAGTTCTGGACGCAGGCCGCGCACGATCCCGAAGTGTGGGCGGCTACAGTCGCGCCCTACCGTCGGTACCGCGACTTCTTCGCCAGCCTGCTCGGCGCGGGGGTGGCCGAGGGATCGCTGCGGCCGGTGGATGCCCAAGTCGCAGCGCAGGTCATCGTGGCCCTGGCGGTCGGGATGATCCTCCAGGGGCTTTTGGATCCCGATGGAGCCGACTGGAGCCGCTCTGTGCGCGAAGGGATAGAACTGCTCCTCAAGGGACTGGAAACGGGTAGGACCGAATCATGA
- a CDS encoding MFS transporter: MTRNGNATTSSASGSHSTAWLISISLGTRLLVDTAKQMFGPFLAIFAAGMGMDIVALGRLLGARNAVGFTAPIFGALADRFGYRRILQAELVISGTGMILIGASRSPWALTLGMLTVGVGTAAFVPSLQAYLSTRLPYDRRARGLGIVEYAWALSNLVGLSAMGFLIQRTSWRAPFFILGAGIVISAWLFQGAPPVAPADPPPQAHGGSLSLGAKGRLVAFRTNGASAWATIAVMGLLVLAGMNVSIVYGAWLQGEYGLDAVALGATALVVGAADLAASVLVSVAADRLGKRRSVLGGLALSLVAYALLPVLNRGLVPALAGIALMRFAFEFSIVSLIPLLSEQAPEERGKALALGAVVGLAGASVASVSGPWALMRLGVAGLAAVSLAATVGCIAVVRVWVRE, encoded by the coding sequence TTGACGCGCAACGGAAACGCCACAACGTCATCGGCATCAGGCTCCCATTCCACCGCCTGGCTCATCAGCATCAGCCTGGGCACCCGCCTGCTGGTGGACACGGCCAAGCAGATGTTCGGCCCGTTCCTGGCGATTTTCGCCGCGGGCATGGGCATGGACATCGTCGCGCTGGGTAGGCTCCTCGGCGCCCGCAACGCCGTCGGCTTCACGGCGCCCATCTTCGGCGCGCTGGCCGACCGCTTCGGGTATCGCCGCATCCTCCAGGCCGAACTGGTCATCTCGGGTACAGGCATGATCCTCATCGGCGCCAGCCGCTCGCCGTGGGCTCTCACGCTGGGGATGCTCACGGTGGGGGTGGGAACAGCGGCATTCGTCCCCTCGCTTCAGGCGTATCTGAGCACACGCCTGCCCTACGACCGCCGCGCGCGCGGCCTGGGCATCGTGGAATACGCCTGGGCGCTGTCCAACCTCGTCGGGCTGTCGGCCATGGGATTCCTGATCCAGCGGACCTCGTGGCGAGCGCCGTTCTTCATCCTGGGCGCCGGAATCGTCATATCCGCATGGCTGTTCCAGGGAGCGCCGCCTGTGGCACCTGCCGATCCCCCGCCCCAGGCGCATGGCGGTAGCCTTAGCCTCGGCGCGAAGGGGCGGCTCGTGGCCTTTCGCACCAACGGGGCATCGGCCTGGGCCACCATTGCCGTCATGGGGCTTCTGGTGCTGGCGGGAATGAACGTCTCCATCGTGTACGGCGCGTGGCTCCAGGGCGAGTACGGTCTGGACGCGGTGGCCCTGGGCGCGACGGCGCTGGTGGTGGGCGCAGCGGACCTGGCGGCTAGCGTCCTGGTGAGCGTGGCCGCCGACCGCCTGGGCAAGCGGCGCAGCGTCCTGGGCGGGTTGGCGCTCTCGCTGGTGGCGTATGCGCTGTTGCCCGTCCTGAACCGCGGGCTGGTTCCTGCCCTTGCGGGCATCGCGCTCATGCGCTTCGCGTTTGAGTTCTCCATCGTCAGTCTGATTCCGCTGTTAAGTGAACAGGCGCCCGAGGAACGGGGCAAGGCGTTGGCGTTGGGCGCGGTGGTAGGGTTGGCGGGAGCCAGCGTGGCCAGCGTGTCGGGGCCGTGGGCGCTCATGCGGCTAGGGGTAGCGGGGCTTGCGGCCGTCTCCCTGGCCGCCACCGTGGGCTGCATTGCCGTCGTGCGGGTCTGGGTGCGAGAGTAG
- a CDS encoding NAD(P)-dependent oxidoreductase, with protein sequence MRVLLTGAFGNIGVSALEKLVAQGHQVTCFDVKTKANQKAARRFKGRVEVIWGDLRRPEDVQAAVRDQDVVVHLAFVIPKLSATGVGCEERPDWAWEINVGGTRNLIAAMKAQPKPPRLIFSSSLHVYGLTQHKRPPRKVSDPMQGTDHYTRHKIECEQMIRRSGLKWSILRFGAALPLSLRPDPGMFDVPLDNRMEFVHTRDVGLAIANAVSSDKVWGKALHIGGGPRCQFYFREMATRLLEAMGIGMLPDEAFAKQPFATDWLDTTESQKILQYQRYDFGDYVQEITALLGFRRYLIRMFRPFVRLYLLSQSPYMPRKGWGWLAKLGAKPRGPKVAEGGA encoded by the coding sequence ATGAGAGTATTGCTAACAGGCGCGTTTGGGAACATCGGCGTCAGCGCGCTGGAGAAACTGGTGGCCCAGGGGCACCAGGTAACGTGTTTTGACGTCAAGACCAAGGCGAACCAGAAGGCGGCTCGCCGATTCAAGGGGCGCGTGGAGGTCATCTGGGGGGATTTGCGGCGGCCCGAGGATGTGCAGGCGGCGGTGCGCGACCAGGATGTGGTGGTGCACCTGGCCTTTGTCATCCCGAAACTTTCGGCCACAGGCGTGGGTTGTGAGGAGCGCCCCGACTGGGCGTGGGAGATCAACGTGGGCGGGACGCGGAACCTGATTGCGGCGATGAAGGCGCAGCCCAAGCCGCCGCGGCTCATCTTCTCCTCTTCGCTCCACGTGTACGGCCTCACGCAGCACAAGCGCCCGCCGCGGAAGGTGTCGGACCCCATGCAGGGTACCGATCACTACACCCGCCACAAGATAGAGTGCGAGCAGATGATCCGCAGGTCGGGGCTGAAGTGGAGCATTCTTCGCTTCGGGGCTGCACTGCCGCTGTCGCTGCGGCCAGATCCTGGGATGTTTGACGTGCCTCTGGACAATCGCATGGAGTTCGTCCACACCCGCGACGTGGGCCTGGCTATCGCCAACGCCGTGAGTTCGGACAAGGTGTGGGGCAAGGCGCTGCACATCGGCGGTGGACCGCGTTGTCAGTTCTACTTCCGCGAGATGGCCACGCGGCTGCTGGAAGCGATGGGCATCGGAATGCTTCCCGACGAGGCGTTTGCCAAACAGCCCTTCGCCACCGACTGGCTGGACACTACGGAGAGCCAGAAGATTCTGCAATATCAGCGTTACGACTTTGGCGACTACGTGCAGGAAATCACGGCCCTCCTAGGGTTCCGGCGTTACCTTATCCGCATGTTTCGGCCGTTTGTCCGCCTGTACTTGCTGAGCCAGTCGCCCTACATGCCGCGGAAGGGATGGGGGTGGCTTGCGAAGTTGGGCGCGAAGCCCAGGGGGCCGAAGGTGGCCGAGGGCGGGGCCTAG